DNA sequence from the Rubripirellula tenax genome:
GTGTACTTGCATGCCGGCCCCGAAATCGGCGTGGCCAGCACGAAGGCGTATACGTCCCAGTGCTGCGTGTTAGCGATGTTGGCGTTGTATTTTGGTCGCACCCGTCACATGAGCTACGAGGCCGGCCAAGGTTTCATCGAAGAACTACGCCGGCTGCCCGCCGCCGTGCAACAAGCACTGACGTGTGACCAACAAGTCCGCGACGTTGCCAAAAAGTACTGTGACGCGACGACCGTCTTGTACCTGGGCCGCCAATACAATTTCCCGACGGCGTTGGAAGGCGCGCTGAAGTTAAAAGAAATCAGCTACATCCACGCCGAAGGATACCCGGCAGCCGAGATGAAACACGGCCCGATCGCGCTGGTCGACAAGCAAACGCCGAGCGTGTTCATCGTCCCGCGAGGCACGACGCACGATAAGGTCATGGCCAACATGGAAGAGGTCAAAGCCCGCGGCGGACCGATCATCGCCGTCGCCAGCCACGACGATCCGCACATCGACGCGATTGCCGACGACGTCATCCGTGTCCCCCAAGTCCCCGGGTTCCTGCAGCCGATCGTAACGGTTGTGCCATTGCAGTTGTTGTCGTACCACATCGCATTATTGCGCGGATGTGACGTCGACAAGCCACGAAATTTGGCAAAAAGCGTGACCGTCGAATAGAAAGATTGCATTCGACAGCGACCGGACTATTCCTGAACTAGCGGTAGAGTCGCCCCCCATTATCGGGCGCAACTATTTTTCCTTCTCCATGACGACAGCACGAAGAGATTTCGATGAAACAGCACGGACTTACTTACAGCGCTCGCAAAGCCTTGATGGTCAACCTGGGTGATGTTGCCGGTGGCGAAATCGCTAACTTGATTTCCCAAATGGCTGCCGAGATCGAAGAGCTCCGTCGAACCAAGGTGAACGTCACCAAGATCGTCCCCGGCGGGATCGATTCGATGGAAGAGCATCTGATCGAAGAACCTATCTAAAGCGAATGTAAGATCACGGATGACCACCTATTTAGTGACCGGCGCAGCCGGCTTCATCGGCTTTCACCTGTCCCGGCGGTTACTTGATCGCGGCGTCAACGTTGTCGGTTTGGACAACGTCAACGACTACTACAGTGTCGACCTCAAGCGGGATCGGTTGAAACGGCTTCAATCCGATCCGCGATTCACGCTCGTCGAAGCAAATCTCGCCGACCAATCAGCGATCGATCAAACGTTCGCTAAGTACGACTTTGACCGTGTGATCCACTTGGCCGCCCAAGCCGGCGTGCGATACTCGCTAGAGAATCCGCGGGCCTACACGGAAAGCAACATCGTCGGCTTTTTGAACATCTTGGAAGCATGTCGGCACGCCAAGACGCCCCACTTGACCTACGCCAGCAGCAGCAGCGTGTACGGCGGCGGCACGCAAATGCCGTTCGCGACATCAATGCGAGTCGATCATCCTTTGTCGCTCTATGCGGCCACGAAAAAATCGAACGAGCTGATGGCTCACACGTACAGTCACCTGTACGGACTGCCCACCACGGGACTGCGTTTCTTCACCGTGTACGGTCCCTGGGGACGTCCCGATATGGCGTTGTTCTTGTTCACCAAAGCCATCATCGAAGGCCGTCCGATCGACGTCTTCAACGAAGGTAAAATGCGGCGAGACTTCACCTACATCGACGACATCGTCGAAGGCGTCGACCGAACCAGCCAACAGATCGCGGTCCCCGATCCGAGTTGGGACTCCGCCAACCCCAACCCGTCGACCTCCGCGGCGCCCTATCGCGTCTACAACATCGGCAACAACGAACCGGTCGAACTGGGCCGATTCATCGAAGTCATCGAAGAAGCTCTGGGGATGAAGGCGAATCGGAATCTGATGCCAATGCAGCCCGGTGACGTGCCCGCCACATTTGCCGACATCGAAGCCCTCGAATCGGCCGTCGGCTTCCGACCGGCAACCTCGATCGAAACCGGCGTCAAGAACTTTGTCGATTGGTATCGTCAGTATTATTCGGTTTGACCCGAACCTTCTCGAGCTCGGCCGCCTCAGACGATTTTGTCTCCCCCGCTTCCCCGGGGCGAACTCGCTGCCGCCGCGGGGCGAGCCCGCTCGCGACGTCCGCCCGACAAAACGCCGCTAGCCGTTGACAGTCCGCCGAGGACAGTTGACAGTGGCAGGTAAATCAACCGTTTTTCTCCCTTTTGAGCCGCCCTTTGCAGCGGCAAAAACGCACATGACCGACGCCAACAAGTCCGCTCCGCGGACCATGCTCGAAAAAATTTGGGACCAGCACATCGTCGACGCGCCCCAGTCGGGCCCGGCCATTTTGTACATTGATCTGCACTTGGTCCACGAAGTGACCAGCCCTCAGGCCTTCGAAGGATTGCGGCTGAACAACCGCCCGGTCCGCCGCCCCGAGCGAACGATCGCGACGCCCGACCACAATGTCCCGACGTCTGATCGCAGCCTGCCGATCGCCGATCCGATCAGCCGCAAGCAGATCGAAACGCTTCGAGAAAACTGCAAAGAGTTCGGTGTCACGCTGTTCGATATCCACGACGTCCGCCAAGGCATCGTTCACGTCATCGGCCCCGAGAACGGTTACACCCAACCCGGCATGGCGATCGTCTGTGGCGACTCGCACACCGCCACTCACGGCGCGTTCGGATCGCTCGCCTTCGGGATCGGAACCAGCGAAGTCGAACACGTTCTGGCCACGCAAACGTTGTTGCAGTTCAAACCCAAGAATATGGAACTGCGAGTCGACGGCAAGTTGCCTCGCGGTGTCACGGCCAAGGACATGATCTTGTACTTGATCGGCAAGTTGGGAACCGCCGGCGGCACCGGATACGTGCTCGAATTCACCGGCGACTGCGTCCGCGCGTTATCGATGGAAGAACGCATGACCGTGTGCAATATGTCGATCGAAGCCGGTGCCCGCGCCGGCATGATCGCGCCGGATCAAACCACGTTCGATTACCTGCGCGGACTTCCCGAATCGCCCAAGGACTTCGACGCCGCGATCGCGCGTTGGAAACAATTGCCGACCGACGCGGGCGCCACCTACGACGTGTCCAACGTGTACCGCGGCGAAGACATTCAACCGCAAGTCACTTGGGGCACCAACCCCGGCCAAGTTCGCAGCGTCACCGATCGCGTTCCCGATCCGTCGGATTTCACCGATGCGACGGAACAGAAGTCGACCGCCAGCGCACTCGAATACATGGGCTTGAAAGCGGGCATGCCGATCCAGGACGTGACGCTGAACCGAGTCTTCATCGGTTCGTGTACCAACGCCCGCATCGAAGACCTTCGTGCCGCAGCCGCTGTCGTCAAAGGACATCACGTTGCATCGGAGGTTAACGCCATGGTCGTGCCCGGCAGCGGGCAAGTGAAACTGCAGGCCGAAAAAGAAGGACTCGACAAGGTCTTTATCGAAGCCGGATTCGATTGGCGCGAAGCCGGCTGCAGCATGTGTCTGGCCATGAACCCCGACAAGCTGGAACCGGGCGAACGTTGCGCCAGCACCAGCAACCGCAACTTCGAAGGCCGACAAGGCAAGGGCGGACGCACTCACTTGGTCAGCCCCGCCATGGCCGCCGCCGCCGCCGTCGAAGGTCACTTCGTCGACATCCGCGGCTGGAACTACAAGTAAAAAGAGGTAATAGGCGACAGGTTTTATGTTTCCTCCAACGGAACCAATCTGTCTGCCAGTTGGCTTTTCCCTGATACCTGTAACCTGATACCTACTTCTAATGCAAAACTTTACCATTCACGCCGGCGCCGTTGCGACGATGGACCGCGCCAATGTCGACACCGACCAAATCATTCCCAAGCAATTCTTGAAGCGGATCGAACGAACCGGCTTTGGCCAGTTTCTGTTTTTCGATTGGCGTTTCCTGGACGATGGTACAACACCGAATCCAGACTTCGAACTCAATCAAGCCAACGTGAAAGGCGCGTCGATCCTGGTCGCGCGCCAAAACTTTGGATCCGGTTCTTCTCGCGAACACGCCGTTTGGGCGCTGGAAGACTACGGGTTCCGAGTCGTGCTGGCGCCTTCGTTTGCCGACATCTTCTTTAACAACTGTTTCAAGAACGGCGTTCTTCCGATCAAGCTTTCCGAAGCCGACATCGATGAATTGTTCAAGCGTGCCGAAGCAAATTCCCCGTACCAGTTGACCGTCAATTTGGAAGATCAAACGATCTCCGACGGCCAAGGTTTTGATCGATCTTTCGAAGTCGATTCCAGTCGTCGTCACAACCTGTTGCACGGATTGGACGACATCGCACAAACGTTGCTGCACGAATCGAAGATCACCGAGTACGAGAACGCACGAACCTGGTAGTCGATTCGTCGCTCAACTTCGCAACCTTTCACGAATCGATTTCAATCATGCACTACGACATCGGCCCCCGAAGCGCCGCCGCCTTTGAACGCGCACGCCAATTGATGCCCGGCGGCGTGAACAGTCCCGCCCGAGCCTTCGGGGCCGTCGGCGGTACTCCGTTGTTCATCGAACGAGCCGAAGGACCGTATCTGTTCGATATCGATGGCCGTCGCTATCTCGATTACATCGGTTCCTGGGGCCCGATGATCTTGGGCCACGCACTGCCCGAAGTGATCGATGCGATCGTGCAAGCCGCCAGCCGTGGGACCAGTTACGGGGCACCGACCGAGGCCGAATCGCGATTGGCCGAGCAGATCATCGAAGCGGTCCCCAGCATCGAAAAAGTTCGCCTGGTCAACAGCGGCACCGAAGCAACGATGAGCGCCATTCGCGTCGCCCGCGGTGCCACCGGACGCAACAAGATCATCAAGTTTTCGGGCAACTATCACGGTCACGTCGATTCGCTGTTGGTAGCCGCCGGCAGCGCCGCGGCAACCCTGGGCGTACCCGATTCGCCCGGCGTGACACCGGGCGCCGGCGGCGACACGATCGTCCTTTCCTACAACGACGTGCAAGGAATCGTCGATGCCTTCGCAAAATACGGCAGCGAGATCGCGGCAGTGATCCTGGAACCGGTCGTCGGCAATATGGGATGCGTTCCGGCAACGATGGAGTTCTTGAAAAGCCTTCGCGAGCAAACGACGGCCAGTGGAGCGATCTTGATCTTCGACGAAGTGATGACCGGTTTCCGACTAGCGATGGGCGGTGCCCAAGAACGCTTCGGCATCACGCCCGACATGACCACGCTGGGAAAGATCGTCGGCGGCGGTATGCCGCTGGGGGCCTACGGAGGTCGCGCGGACATCATGAATAACGTGTTACCGGCCGGTAAGGTGTACCAAGCGGGCACACTAGCCGGAAATCCGGTCGCCGTCGCCGCAGGCAGCACCACGCTGAAGATTCTGAAAGAGGACCCACCGTACGCGTATCTGGAATCACTCGGCGACCGTTTGGCCGCCGGCCTGGGCAAAGCCGCCACCGACGCTGGAATCCCCCACACGGTCAGCCACGTCGGCAGCATGGTCACATTGTTTTTCAGCCCCGATCCCGTCCAATGCTGGGCCGACGCCGACCGCTGCGACCGCGAGGCGTTCGGGCGTTATTTCTGGGGCCTGATCGGCGAAGGGGTCTATTTACCCTGCAGCCAATTCGAGGCGATGTTTTTCAGCCGAACGCATACCGAAGCGATGATCGACCAAACGATCGCCGCAGCGGGCAAAGTGCTGCGATCGCTCGCCTAAAGAGTTCTGCGAGCCCGGCTTGCAAAATCGGTCAAGGGTTAAGATACTCTTACCTCTCGGCATTCAAACGGCCGAGATGAAATGCCGGAGTGGCGGAATGGCAGACGCGCTGGATTCAAAATCCAGTTCCCGCAAGGGAGTGAGGGTTCGAGTCCCTCCTTCGGTACTCTTTGTGAGAAAAGGACTTAGGGCATTGGCTCTGAGTCCTTTTTTCATGCGCTCTCAGAACCATCAGTGGCAGATCAGTGGCACCCCTGCGTTTGTGTTGGGCTTGCGTCGCTGGCCTGTGCACGTCGCCCAGAGCTAGGCTCACTCTCACTTCGATTGAGAGAGACCGAGAAAATGGCATGGCTCCAAAATGATCCCTCCGGCAACTTCCACATCAGCTTTCGATTTGCCGGTCGCAAGTACAAACGTTCCCTGAAAACAAAAGACGAGACGGAAGCACAAACAAGGCTTCACCGGCTGGAAGAGAATATTCGGCTGGTTGAAAGTGGGCGTTTGGAGCTGCCTGACAACGCAGACGCTCCGATATTTCTTCTCTCCGATGGAAAGCTGGAATCCAAGCGATCGGCCACCGAACGGGTTCAGCTTTCGGGACTGTTCCAGCGGTACTTTGACGGAATACCGGACGATGCATTAGAGGACACTACAGTTGACGGCATGAAGACGCACCAGACCCATCTGGAGCGACACATTGGTGCTCGATTCCCCATAGATTCACTCACTCGTGAGACGTTACAGACCTACGTTCAGAAGCGAGCCAAGGCGCCAGGGATTCGCGGTCGAAAGCTGAGCCCGGCGACAATCAGAAAGGAACTCGTCACACTCCGTAGCGTCTGGAATGGGGCGTTGGCGGAGAGCATCGTCGCGACTCCTTACCCACTGAAGGGAGTTCGCTTTCCGAAGACGGATGAAAAACCGCACTTTCAAACGATGCAAGAGATTGCAGAGCAAATCGAGCGTGGCAATTTGGACGAGGCCGCTGCCCTAGATTTATGGGACTGCCTCTTTTTGACGCGCGAGCAGGTTGAGGAGCTGCTTGACTTTGTCGAGCTTACCGCAAACCATCCGTTCATCTATCCGATGTTCGTCGCGGCGGCTCACACGGGCGCTCGACGGAGCGAGTTGATGCGGTCACGGCTTGTCGACTTCAACACAACACACATGGTCGTTCGCGAGAAAAAGCGAGTTCGTGGGCAACGGTCAACTAGGCGTGTCCCCATGTCGGATCGCCTGACCAAGGCGATCAAGCAGTGGCGAACGGTTCATCCAGGTGGCCTGCACACGTTTTGCATTCCTGATATCGCCCGCAGCAAAAAGAGTCGCGAGAGCCTGTTGCCAATTACTCGCAACGAAGCGAATGACCACTTCCAACGGACGCTGGCCGGCTCAAAGTGGGAAGTCATTCGCGGGTGGCACTGTCTTCGACACTCGTTTTGCAGCAACTGTGCGTCGCAGGGCGTCGATCAACGAATCATCGACGCTTGGGTTGGTCATACTACCGAAGCCATGCGGAAACGCTATCGGCATCTATTCCCGACTAAGGAGCAAGAAGTTATCAAGAGCGTTTTCGGCTAAGCCAATCTAAGACCACTGGTCGAACCATGTTGCTCCGAGTCACGCAGGCAACTCCGCGAAAGACCTGGATCACCAGGGCTTTCGTTCTGTACGAACATTATCTCGGGGAAAGCTAGCGACCAAATAGCCAATCAACCAGTTTCGCGAACCAAGACCTGGGCTTTTGCACTGCTTTGGGCATCGTCTCGCCAAGTTGGGTCTGAGTACCGTGCTGACGCTCTGTGGCAAGCCGATCTCTTCTTCGACCAGCAACGATTTGCTCGTCGGTCCATTGCCCCGCCTCGCGCACTCTTCCCCGCGTAATCACATAGTGCGAGCGGCATCGAAGCGTCCAGCTACCGATCGACGGACTTAGCGAAATGCTTCGTCCGTCGTAGGTGATCTGCCAGTCCGCCGGACTCAGTGGAGTGACGACTTCTTCGCCACAACCGCAGCAGCAAAGATGCGACACGCTTTTGTACTCAATCGAAATGTAAAGCACTCCTGATTCAGGTTGGTCAGGAAAGTGCGTTACAAATTCGTGTTTCAGCGTTTCATACTTCATCACGTTTCAAACCCGTTGGCGATCTTGTTGGTATCGATGGTGTAACTGGAATAGACCTCTTTTTTGAGATCACAATAGAAGCTCCTAATCTTTTTCCACTTCCCCACCGCGAGCATCGCATTCAACGCATTCAGGTCAGCGACCTGAATGTTTGATGCGTACAAGTCTTCGGCGTCATCACCTTTGAACGATACGCCTCCCTTGCGAACGTGATCGCGTTCGCCAGGAACACTAGTGGTGACTCGCAATATCCCGCTGAGCAATCCATCAATCAGCTCGACTCCCATCCCAACATCAATGAATGATGCGTCCATCGCTTCGAGTTTCTCGACAACCGCCCGCTTAGCCTCGCCAGCATCCATGCATAGGAAGGCAAACGTCACCCCGTCAAGCAAACCGACGTTAGAACTGTCGAGAGCTACGGCGTTGGGGATGATTCCATTGCGCATTGCTGAATACATCTTGGTGAAGTACTCAACTTTGGGCATGACCTCACGAAGTTGCTCGATAGATGCTGCCCCCGGAGCACGAAACGCGTTGTGCTGCAGGAATACATCGTTATCGAAAAGCCGGATTTCTCGCACCGGCGTTTTGGCAACACCGTCAAGCACGTAGGAACCGGTGCCGCCAAGTCCTACAATCGCGATGACGTCGTTCTCTAGTTTCCTCGTCAGTTCGCCGATACCAACCCGATCCGATGCCGTTTCCGTGTATTTGAATACGGTGTCATCATCTGCGGAAGGCACTCGTAACGACTTCGCCGACACACCTGGGTTAATGACCGACGCAGGTCCAACCAGCAAGTTCGCGTAGGTTGTCATCTTCTCATAGTAGTCGGTGTAACCACCGCTTGGTTTACTTGAGAACGAATGCGTTGCCACCATCCCGTTTGCCAGCTTGATGCTCGCTGCCCTGTCGTTGATGTTCAGCGGTTTCCCGGATGCATCACAGGGAGAATCACCTACGAAATGCACTTGGTGATTGGTAGGTTTATGCGTCTGGTTGCCTGATTCACTCAGTTCGGAGACCAGAGTTCCATAGCGGACCTTTTGGTCCTTGCCGACGTAAGGAACGTCCCGCATGAGAAGGAACCCGCCGACTTTCTCGACGCAGTAACCCTCCTCACGCAGGCGTTTCAAGTCAGCACTACGATCGAATAGTTCGTTTGACACTGAAAATAGTTCCTTGTTTGACTTTAACGGTTCCGCCGGCACCTAGATTGCCGTCGGTTGGACATGACAACGCACCGTCGTAAGTGACAGTGAATTCTTCGGTATCTCCGTGACTTCCGGGAAACGCCAGCTGAACGACTTGATCGAACGTCACGTCTTCGGACGGCACGGTTTTCTCTCGTGTGTTCACGATGATCTGAACACTTGGATCAGGCTTAGGTGCTTTGAAGAAGCGTTCCACGCCTGGCTCTTCAAGATTCACCAGGTCGGTCGAATCGACTAGTCGATCTTGACCGCCTCGGACCTCAAGGTAGATCACCTCATCATCACCAGCTTTTGCAAGTCGCCGCAGGACTTTGCCGCTAATCAGCGGCTTGCCCCAGTGTTGCTGGTCGTTCTCAACCTCGAAGCGATAACTGCGGTCGGTTCGGAATGCAATGAATCGCTCAGCGCCTCGTTTTCGCAGATCAACCTTCTCATCTAAGCGAATGTCCTCGAAGTCGCCATTTTCCAGAATGGCAGCGAGACTGGCGTCGCCGTCCGAATCGTAGCCAGCGATCTCAAGGATTTGGCGACCCAACGGAACGGGATCATCAACTTGATATGGTTTGAACTTCAATTGGTCGTTGGCGACCAAAACACGAAAGCCCCTGCTTTTCTGATCTTCTTTACTCATCGAAAAAATCTCCAAAGTTTTGCCGAGTGCGGAATTGCCTCGGTCTGGAGAGTTAATCGCGTGAGATCGGAATAACCGGTAATCAGTCAGAGATTTTTTTTGACATTTCGCCGACCGGCAAGTTGCCGCAAATGAAGTACGCAGGGCACAGCGGACAAGTCTTACTTTCCTTGATCGAAAAACGTCCGGAAACAATGCTCGCCCCGATCGCATTCAGTTTTACATGACGGTTGTCCAGCTTTGTTTTCGACATTTTCAGTGGCGTCCTTTTCCCGTCGGCTAGGTTCACAATTTCAGCGCTGTCGCGATCAGAATGTATCTCGGCAGAAATCTGAAGTGCGGTCGACTCTAAGGATTCAGCTTCCTCGCTTGAAAGATGCCCGGTGCGGATGCGGCGAACAACGGCGTTTCCATTTTCGTCACGAAAAACTTGGTCCGGCGTGACGACCACCTTTCCTCCGGTGATTTCGACTTGCCCTGGTTCTGAAGGCAGAAACTCGATTTCGGATGAACAAGCGACCAAGTACCTAACCAAATCCGATGCGATCTTCCTGAACTCTAACGCAGCTTCGTCGTCAGAGAATCCTCTTTCTGACATCGCCTGAAGCAGCAACTTCTCTGCTTCTTTCCTCGACAGTTGCACTCCGGGATTTAACGCCGCGTGGTTTACCACGTCCTGTACCGCGTCATGCAGCTTCATGTATGGCGTCTCCATTCGCCGACCCCCGCTCTCAAGCACGTGTGCGTAGAGAAATCGGCGGGGACACTTATGATAAAGACGCACGTGATGGTCGGTGATGCAGAACGGTTCTTCCACCGTGATTCTGGTGGCCGTTTCGCTTACCGTATCGTTGAAAGCAGATGCTGGCGCAATATGTCGCTCCAAAACAACGCCATTCAAGCAAGTAAGAAATTTCGATGCGGATTGCTTCTTGTCGTCCGACCGCTTTTCGTTTCGATAAAGAAACAACCTATCCTCGGCGCGGGACAATGCGACGAAAAACAGACTGGCTTGTTCAGCCTCTAAGCCGCTTTTGACCGCTTCGTAACCAGAGTCAGTTGTTCCTTCGATCATTCCGTCGGGCGGCGTAACGACTCCACTAAGCTGTGATCCTGCTGACCTCGGTATTCCGGCGGACGTCAAGCCAGGAATATGGACAACACCTGATTCCAGCCCCTTGCTTCCGTGCATCGTCATCAGCCTAACGGCATCAATGCCGTCTGCAGCCTTTGGTAGCTGTCGCAACTCGCGATCATCAGAATTAAGCACCAACTGCCGAATGCGTTCAAGCAGTCGAAAGGTCGGCGTTCCACGTCCGCCTGGAGCGTGTCTCGCGAAATTCATGAATTGCCAAATTGCAACACTCTTGGCACGAGATGGCACGTCGCCAACCGATGCCAGATTTGCCGCCATTCGTGTGCGATCAAAAAGCAAAGTTGCCAAAACTGTCCAAGGGTTTGAACCGGTGTGAAACCCACCAAGGGCAATGCCAAGATTGTCCAGTGACTCTTTGCCTCCAGGCGTTAGTGACTCCACAACAAAAGTGCCCTTGGACCAATCCATCGGTTTCGCTTTTTGCGCTCGCAGTTGGTCGATGACAGCAGATACATCAGAAATCTGCATTGTGAATTCGCACATGGTTGCTGTGCGTAGCAACCCCATCGTCCTGCCGTCGACCAAAAGCGAGACAAGCGAAAGCAAGTCGCGAATTTCGCTTCTCTCAAAAAGGTTTCC
Encoded proteins:
- the leuC gene encoding 3-isopropylmalate dehydratase large subunit codes for the protein MTDANKSAPRTMLEKIWDQHIVDAPQSGPAILYIDLHLVHEVTSPQAFEGLRLNNRPVRRPERTIATPDHNVPTSDRSLPIADPISRKQIETLRENCKEFGVTLFDIHDVRQGIVHVIGPENGYTQPGMAIVCGDSHTATHGAFGSLAFGIGTSEVEHVLATQTLLQFKPKNMELRVDGKLPRGVTAKDMILYLIGKLGTAGGTGYVLEFTGDCVRALSMEERMTVCNMSIEAGARAGMIAPDQTTFDYLRGLPESPKDFDAAIARWKQLPTDAGATYDVSNVYRGEDIQPQVTWGTNPGQVRSVTDRVPDPSDFTDATEQKSTASALEYMGLKAGMPIQDVTLNRVFIGSCTNARIEDLRAAAAVVKGHHVASEVNAMVVPGSGQVKLQAEKEGLDKVFIEAGFDWREAGCSMCLAMNPDKLEPGERCASTSNRNFEGRQGKGGRTHLVSPAMAAAAAVEGHFVDIRGWNYK
- the hemL gene encoding glutamate-1-semialdehyde 2,1-aminomutase, yielding MHYDIGPRSAAAFERARQLMPGGVNSPARAFGAVGGTPLFIERAEGPYLFDIDGRRYLDYIGSWGPMILGHALPEVIDAIVQAASRGTSYGAPTEAESRLAEQIIEAVPSIEKVRLVNSGTEATMSAIRVARGATGRNKIIKFSGNYHGHVDSLLVAAGSAAATLGVPDSPGVTPGAGGDTIVLSYNDVQGIVDAFAKYGSEIAAVILEPVVGNMGCVPATMEFLKSLREQTTASGAILIFDEVMTGFRLAMGGAQERFGITPDMTTLGKIVGGGMPLGAYGGRADIMNNVLPAGKVYQAGTLAGNPVAVAAGSTTLKILKEDPPYAYLESLGDRLAAGLGKAATDAGIPHTVSHVGSMVTLFFSPDPVQCWADADRCDREAFGRYFWGLIGEGVYLPCSQFEAMFFSRTHTEAMIDQTIAAAGKVLRSLA
- a CDS encoding ThiF family adenylyltransferase, translating into MSNELFDRSADLKRLREEGYCVEKVGGFLLMRDVPYVGKDQKVRYGTLVSELSESGNQTHKPTNHQVHFVGDSPCDASGKPLNINDRAASIKLANGMVATHSFSSKPSGGYTDYYEKMTTYANLLVGPASVINPGVSAKSLRVPSADDDTVFKYTETASDRVGIGELTRKLENDVIAIVGLGGTGSYVLDGVAKTPVREIRLFDNDVFLQHNAFRAPGAASIEQLREVMPKVEYFTKMYSAMRNGIIPNAVALDSSNVGLLDGVTFAFLCMDAGEAKRAVVEKLEAMDASFIDVGMGVELIDGLLSGILRVTTSVPGERDHVRKGGVSFKGDDAEDLYASNIQVADLNALNAMLAVGKWKKIRSFYCDLKKEVYSSYTIDTNKIANGFET
- the leuD gene encoding 3-isopropylmalate dehydratase small subunit, which gives rise to MQNFTIHAGAVATMDRANVDTDQIIPKQFLKRIERTGFGQFLFFDWRFLDDGTTPNPDFELNQANVKGASILVARQNFGSGSSREHAVWALEDYGFRVVLAPSFADIFFNNCFKNGVLPIKLSEADIDELFKRAEANSPYQLTVNLEDQTISDGQGFDRSFEVDSSRRHNLLHGLDDIAQTLLHESKITEYENARTW
- a CDS encoding DUF6527 family protein encodes the protein MKYETLKHEFVTHFPDQPESGVLYISIEYKSVSHLCCCGCGEEVVTPLSPADWQITYDGRSISLSPSIGSWTLRCRSHYVITRGRVREAGQWTDEQIVAGRRRDRLATERQHGTQTQLGETMPKAVQKPRSWFAKLVDWLFGR
- a CDS encoding tyrosine-type recombinase/integrase, giving the protein MAWLQNDPSGNFHISFRFAGRKYKRSLKTKDETEAQTRLHRLEENIRLVESGRLELPDNADAPIFLLSDGKLESKRSATERVQLSGLFQRYFDGIPDDALEDTTVDGMKTHQTHLERHIGARFPIDSLTRETLQTYVQKRAKAPGIRGRKLSPATIRKELVTLRSVWNGALAESIVATPYPLKGVRFPKTDEKPHFQTMQEIAEQIERGNLDEAAALDLWDCLFLTREQVEELLDFVELTANHPFIYPMFVAAAHTGARRSELMRSRLVDFNTTHMVVREKKRVRGQRSTRRVPMSDRLTKAIKQWRTVHPGGLHTFCIPDIARSKKSRESLLPITRNEANDHFQRTLAGSKWEVIRGWHCLRHSFCSNCASQGVDQRIIDAWVGHTTEAMRKRYRHLFPTKEQEVIKSVFG
- a CDS encoding multiubiquitin domain-containing protein, with the translated sequence MSKEDQKSRGFRVLVANDQLKFKPYQVDDPVPLGRQILEIAGYDSDGDASLAAILENGDFEDIRLDEKVDLRKRGAERFIAFRTDRSYRFEVENDQQHWGKPLISGKVLRRLAKAGDDEVIYLEVRGGQDRLVDSTDLVNLEEPGVERFFKAPKPDPSVQIIVNTREKTVPSEDVTFDQVVQLAFPGSHGDTEEFTVTYDGALSCPTDGNLGAGGTVKVKQGTIFSVKRTIRS
- a CDS encoding NAD-dependent epimerase, whose product is MTTYLVTGAAGFIGFHLSRRLLDRGVNVVGLDNVNDYYSVDLKRDRLKRLQSDPRFTLVEANLADQSAIDQTFAKYDFDRVIHLAAQAGVRYSLENPRAYTESNIVGFLNILEACRHAKTPHLTYASSSSVYGGGTQMPFATSMRVDHPLSLYAATKKSNELMAHTYSHLYGLPTTGLRFFTVYGPWGRPDMALFLFTKAIIEGRPIDVFNEGKMRRDFTYIDDIVEGVDRTSQQIAVPDPSWDSANPNPSTSAAPYRVYNIGNNEPVELGRFIEVIEEALGMKANRNLMPMQPGDVPATFADIEALESAVGFRPATSIETGVKNFVDWYRQYYSV